The genome window ACGGAGACCGGGAGGCGGCACAGCTGGGACTGGGCCGCCCTCACGAAGCTGCCGTCGGAAACCCCGACAGTAGACCTCCACTGCGTGACCAAGTGGTCGAAGTTCGGCACCCGGTGGCAGGGGGTGTCTTTGGACGTCCTGCTCGCCGATGTCGAGACGGCTGCCGAGTACGTCCTCGTCTCCTCCTACGGGGGCTACACCACGAACCTCCCGCTGGAGGATCTTCTGGACGGCAAGGCCTGGATCGCGTACGGCTACGACGGCCGGCCGCTCGCCCCCGAGCATGGCGGTCCGGCCCGACTGCTCGTCCCGCACCTCTACCTCTGGAAGTCCGCGAAGTGGGTGCACGGACTGGAGTTGCGGGAGAAGGACATCCCGGGGTTCTGGGAGAGCGCCGGCTACCACAATTACGGAGACCCGTGGCAAGAACAGCGGTATCGAGGAGACTAGGCGACCGGCTCCGATGGAGGGTCGCCGAGGTGACAGAACGTCGCGCTGAGTCCGCGACGGCCGTCACACTGGTGCTGGAGGTGCCGGAATGGCCCGGCCATCTGGCAGGCCAGCATGTGGACATCCGGCTGACCGCGGAAGACGGTTACAGCACACAACGCAGTTACTCCATCGCTTCGGCCCCGGACGGAACGCGCCTGGAACTCACAGTGCAGCGCGTCGTTGAGGGCGAGGTCTCTCCCTACCTGGTCGACGAGCTCATGCCCGGCGACCAGCTGGAACTGCGGGGACCGGTCGGAGGCTGGTTCGTCTGGCAGCCGGAGCAGGAAGAACCGGTCCTGCTCGTGGCCGGAGGCTCCGGGCTGGTGCCGCTGATGTGCATGATCCGCTCGCGGCGTGCAGCCGGCAGCCGGGTTCCCTTCCGGGTGCTGTACTCCCTGCGATCGCCGGCCGAGCTGCTGTACGGGCCAGAAATCCGCCAAGGAACACCAGGGGTCGACCTCACACACATCTACACCCGGGAAGCGCCGCAGCAGTCCGCGCGACCCCCGGGCCGCATCACACCCGACGACCTGGCACGCCACGGATGGCCACCGGACTTCGCGCCCACCTGCTACGTCTGCGGACCCACGGCATTCGTCGAGAAGGCAGCTGCCTACCTGGTGCTCCTCGGACACGACCCCGAGCGAGTCCGCACAGAGCGCTTCGGCGGAGGAGAAGACTGAGATGACGGCAGGCACACCGGCAGACACCGCCGGTATCCCACCCGACGCAGAGGGCGGCTACATCGACGGCAACGCGCTGGCCGGCCCTCTGGCCGAACTCTTCGCGGTCGACCTGACAGCAGCGACCAGCCAGTGCGCGCACTGCAGCAATACAGGGCCCGTCGCACGCCTGCACGTATACCGCCAGGCACCGGGACTGGTAGCCCGCTGCCAGCAGTGTGGACAAGTAATGCTACGTCTGGTGCGCGCACCGGAGACGGTCTGGCTGGACACGAGCGGCATCACAGTACTGTCGATCCCCGTCGGCGCCGACTGAGCCACCCATGGCCTCCCTTGCGGATGGCACGTCGTCGCCGTCGGGGCGGCAAGAACGGCCATCTCTTCTGTTCGGTGGTGCCCGCCATGACCGGAAGGCGGGGCCGCCGGAAGCTGGTGGGCCACCGCTCGGGTTTGTCACCTCAAGCGGAGCCCGGGGCTACTGGAAACGGCCGTCGAAGGAGGTACCGCTCCTCAGGTCGGAGAACCGAAGGCCGACGACTGCTCCCCCTTCCACCACCCAGCGCAGATCGTAGGACGCTTGGTAGGAGGGCGGCCAGAAGGAGCAGAAGCGCCCATTCTCGTCGACGGACCAGGTGCCCTCCGTCTGGTGCCCTGCCTCGAAGTAGGAGGTGCTCCCGTCGGGTTGGAAGGTCTGGGTCGTGCCATCGCCGTAGGCCAGGCGGCCTGCGGTGACAGCGGTGGGGATCTGCTCAGGCGGCACGATGGCGCCGTCTTCCGGGTGCAGGTTGTCGATGTTCCTGGTCACAGTGCGCTCCTTCTCCCGAGCCCGACGGTTCCGTTGCTCGTGAGGTCCGGCGGGCGTCTTCTGGCTCAGCGCGGCGAAGATGATCCCATTGGAGGGGGTCTGCTCTATTGGAGTTGGCCGCCTCCGGCCCGTCGAGGGGACTCGACCCCTTGGGCGCCGCAGCACATGAGTGCTTTCCGTACTGCTGTACACGGGTATCGGCTGGGGCCCTGCTGGGCCCGAGCCGCAAGACGGGGCGCCGAGCCGCCATGCCCTTCGAGCTCCGGGGCCCTGCCCTGGTTGCCGGTCATCGGCTCTCGGCGGCGTCCTCTTCCGTCGTCTCGAAGACGCTCCGGTACTGGCCGTAGCCCTCCTGCTCCAGATCCTCCAGGGGGACGAAGCGCAGCGAGGCGGAGTTGATGCAGTACCGCAGTCCTCCGTGGTCGCTGGGCCCGTCCGGGAACAGGTGCCCGAGGTGGCTGTCCCCTTGAGCCGACCGTACTTCGACGCGGACCATGCCGTGGCTGGTATCGGGCCTCTCGACGACGTGGCCGGACTCCAGAGGCCTCGTAAAGCTGGGCCAGCCGGTCCTGCTGTCGTACTTGTCGATCGAGGCGAAGAGGGGCTCCCCGGACACGACGTCCACGTAGATACCGGGTGCCTTGTTGTCCCAGTAGGCGTTGGAGAACGGGGGCTCCGTCTCGTCTCGCTGGGTCACACGGTACTGCTGGTCGGTGAGCTGTGAGATGCGCTGTGGGCTCTTGCTGTACTCCGGCATGCCTACCTCCCAGACGGTGCTGGAGTGTCTCTTTTAACCTATTCGCGTCATGCATGCCCGGACTCTTACCGTGTCGCAGGTGTGCGAGGGCCGCGGGTGAGGGCCTCCCCAGGGCGCGGTGCACGGGCGGACCGTTGACGTGGTGGGCAGAAACGGCCGCCCGTCGCGAGCCCGGCTGCCTCCCCTCACGACCGGGACGGGAGGAAGAGGACCGGGTTGCCCAAGCTGCCCCCATCGCTCGTGCCCGACCCGTAGCGGCGACGCTGCGTTGCAGGTCGCCCTCGACAGGCCGGGCACGTATGTGGACGCGTGCTTCCAGGCGGCAGGGATCGTCCTGGCGGTCGCGTCCGGCGACGGCCGACTGGACGGTCGCGCGCACCGTGACGCCGGGTCCCGACCACCTGGCGGTCTGGGCTTTCGCGAGTGACGTCGCCGTCGTCGCCACCGCGTGGGACCTCGTGCAGCGCCAACGGGACGCAGGGGTTCAGGAGGGGGCATCCAACTCGGGACGGTGCTGATCTCGTATGCGTTGGGCACGACGGGAAGGGGGCCTCCAGCACCCGCCACTTCCCGCGGGTCTGCGCCGCTACTCGCCTGGCTGCGCCTGTTCACCTCTGATGCCCTTCGCGGCCTCCGCTTCCTCGGCTGAGATGTCCTCGGCGATGGCAAGCACCCGCCGCAGGCTGGCGGAGGGAATCACGACGCCACCGGCGCTGTCCATGTAGATGTAGTCACCGGGGCTCACGCACACGCCGGAAATCTCAACAGCCACAGCGCAGGCGTACGGCATCACCGTGTCGCCGCCCCATCGGACCGCCTCCCCCCTGCACCAGGTAGCGAAGCTGTAGCCACGCAACTGGCCGAAGTCACGTAGCCGGCCGTCGGCGAGGACGCCGGCCAGCCCGGTGCCGTCTGCCCTGGCAAGCTTCGTGCCCCCGCCATGGGACACGTCGGCGTGCCCTCCACTGGAGAGCACGAGCACCTGGCCCGCCCTGGGCGGGTTCCCGAGTGCTCCGTAGAAGTAGTACCGGAAGTCATGGGGGCCCTCTGCCGCCAGGTCCTCGCGGTAGGGGAGATAGGAGATGGTGGCTGCCGGCCCGAAGAGATACCGGAGAGGGTCGGGGCTCGACATGGCGGGTATGTGCGCTCGGTGGCCGTGGACCCGGTTCATGGCGTCGACGAGCGTGGCGCACCCCAGGCGGGCTGCCTTCTGAGCCAGTGTGTCGTCCTCCATCAGCTTCTCTCTCAAAGGGCCATGGGCTGGCTATGTCCGGCGTACCGCCGGGGCGCCGTCAGGTACCTCGGCGGGGCCGGAGCCGCGAAGGCTGAGCGTGCCCGGCTTTCTGCATGCTGGATGCCAGAGCCTCCGTCCGCCGGGCCGGCACCCGCACCGCCGACACTCCGCCGCGGTGGCCAGTGACGAATACGTATGCCGGAGAACTGCGCCTAGCGTGTGAGGGTTCTTACTGCACTCACCCTTTCAGTGTCGCGTTCACAGGCTTGCAGGGCATCTTGGCCACCGTTCTCGCCCCGGCGTCCTGTCGGGGCCGCGTTGCGTCCTCTTGCTCCTATGTCAATCAGGCTGCTTGCCGAAGGGAGTCGTGGTGAATGCCGATGTGGGCGTCGTTGAGGAGGGCACGGTAGACGACGTCGGAGAGTCGCCGTCGCGGTGCGCGTATGGCTGGCTTCGGTGCTGGTGTTGCGCGCTTCCTTGCGTCGCAGAAGGTAGGCGCGGGCATCGGGATGGTAGTCGGCCTGAGTGATCGCGATGCGGTGTAGGGCCGCGTTGAGCGGCCGGTTTCCAGTGCGGGCGAGGCGATGTGGCCGAGGGTCGTCGCGGCCTATCCGCTGCAAACGCCGCGGCAGCGAAGGGCGAACAGGTACCAGCCGCGCTCAGCGCAGGAAGCCTCGTCCGCAGCAGCCGCGCCACGGAGGGCGCAGCGCCGACGGAAGCACCCTCTACACCGGGAGGGGCTCGGGACAAGGGACACCCGGTCGGTCGACGCCGACGACCACGACCCCTTCTGCTCCTCCAGGCCCTCCGACCGCGGGGCTCGTAACAACCCCCTGCATGGCGCGGGAGCGGCGAGTCCACAGCCTCCGCCTCTCGGAAACCAGCGGCGGAGCCCGCTTCCAGGTCCTCTGAGACCCCTGCCGGCACACCGACAAGTCGACGCTCAGGCGCAGCGCCTCCTGCCTGCCTCGCGCGAGGGAGTGGGCGAGCGCTCGCTTAGAGCGCTTCCGCCAACTCCACTCAGTCACCGCACCATTGCCGCGCGGACAGGAGCCGAGGCCGGCCACCGTGTCACGAAGCTGCCCTTTGACGCAGTCGGGTGCCGCACCGTGTGTCGTGTTTGGAGACCACAGTTTTAGGCACGTTGGCGCCACCAGCGCCCGGGAGAAGCTGGCGCCGGGACACTGGGGCCGGCGTCCTGCCCTCGAATAACCGTGATGCGCTGCAACCGCGTCGGCCGACCCTGGGATGCCGGCGGCGCGGGCTCTTGACATGATGGGACAAGTGCCAAGAAAACGCCCCTCCCGTCGGCCGAGTTGAGGCGCACGGGTTGAGGCCGGTGCACACACGATACTCGGGCAGGGTCCGCCTCGGGCCTGCGGCTGCGCAGGGAAGCGCAGACGCCACCACTGACCGCCGTCGGGGCAGCGCCTGTGCGAAGACAGGAGAATGCCATGGCCGCGC of Streptomyces cynarae contains these proteins:
- a CDS encoding sulfite oxidase-like oxidoreductase; the encoded protein is MAIISRGFHGRRPPAGRKLPPGQYETTGFPVLSAGPTPWISTDKWELSVTTETGRRHSWDWAALTKLPSETPTVDLHCVTKWSKFGTRWQGVSLDVLLADVETAAEYVLVSSYGGYTTNLPLEDLLDGKAWIAYGYDGRPLAPEHGGPARLLVPHLYLWKSAKWVHGLELREKDIPGFWESAGYHNYGDPWQEQRYRGD
- a CDS encoding ferredoxin reductase yields the protein MARTAVSRRLGDRLRWRVAEVTERRAESATAVTLVLEVPEWPGHLAGQHVDIRLTAEDGYSTQRSYSIASAPDGTRLELTVQRVVEGEVSPYLVDELMPGDQLELRGPVGGWFVWQPEQEEPVLLVAGGSGLVPLMCMIRSRRAAGSRVPFRVLYSLRSPAELLYGPEIRQGTPGVDLTHIYTREAPQQSARPPGRITPDDLARHGWPPDFAPTCYVCGPTAFVEKAAAYLVLLGHDPERVRTERFGGGED
- a CDS encoding DUF6510 family protein; the protein is MTAGTPADTAGIPPDAEGGYIDGNALAGPLAELFAVDLTAATSQCAHCSNTGPVARLHVYRQAPGLVARCQQCGQVMLRLVRAPETVWLDTSGITVLSIPVGAD
- the msrB gene encoding peptide-methionine (R)-S-oxide reductase MsrB, with protein sequence MPEYSKSPQRISQLTDQQYRVTQRDETEPPFSNAYWDNKAPGIYVDVVSGEPLFASIDKYDSRTGWPSFTRPLESGHVVERPDTSHGMVRVEVRSAQGDSHLGHLFPDGPSDHGGLRYCINSASLRFVPLEDLEQEGYGQYRSVFETTEEDAAESR
- a CDS encoding RraA family protein: MREKLMEDDTLAQKAARLGCATLVDAMNRVHGHRAHIPAMSSPDPLRYLFGPAATISYLPYREDLAAEGPHDFRYYFYGALGNPPRAGQVLVLSSGGHADVSHGGGTKLARADGTGLAGVLADGRLRDFGQLRGYSFATWCRGEAVRWGGDTVMPYACAVAVEISGVCVSPGDYIYMDSAGGVVIPSASLRRVLAIAEDISAEEAEAAKGIRGEQAQPGE